The Paramisgurnus dabryanus chromosome 1, PD_genome_1.1, whole genome shotgun sequence genome includes a window with the following:
- the alg10 gene encoding dol-P-Glc:Glc(2)Man(9)GlcNAc(2)-PP-Dol alpha-1,2-glucosyltransferase — MERFELYIFTSLCSINFLLSCILFSKITREQRDPYMDEIFHVPQAQKYCEGKFNEWDPMITTLPGLYLASVGLIKPAAWLFDLKGKAVCSTAMLRFINLLFNSGNLYIIYLIISRLHPKDKSRSAVRRMLSSFILSTFPVLYFFTFLYYTDAGSTFFTLFMYLMALYGSHKAAALLGICAILFRQTNIIWVAFCAGTVVVQIMDESWRTEQSKKRDVKSPSQVPMTISGAMRVMRFLLDFVKTAANIKAVVLSTWPYIIIAVGFAIFTVLNNGIVVGDRSSHEACLNFPQIFYFLSFTLVFSLPISLSYQKVVRFFQAVRKQPSIYLVLMSVFLILVWRFTLVHKYLLADNRHFPFYVWNRIFQRHDLVRFLLVPGYVFAVWNFFDTLRYKSLFWYLAFCVCVVLATVPQKLLEFRYFIVPYLLYRAHVPLPSLLRLLLEFGLYTAVNAATIYIFIYKTFQWPDSADTQRFMW, encoded by the exons ATGGAGAGGTTTGAGCTTTATATCTTCACATCTCTGTGCAGCATTAACTTccttttatcatgcattttgtTCTCCAAAATCACACGGGAACAGAGAGATCCTTACATGGATGAGATATTTCATGTCCCTCAAGCCCAGAAGTACTGTGAAGGAAAGTTTAATGAG TGGGATCCAATGATTACCACTCTCCCTGGGTTATATCTGGCATCGGTGGGGCTGATCAAACCTGCGGCGTGGCTGTTTGATCTGAAGGGCAAGGCGGTCTGCTCCACTGCCATGCTGAGATTTATCAATCTGCTATTCAACAGTGGGAATCTGTATATCATCTATCTGATCATCAGCAGACTGCACCCCAAAGATAAG TCCCGCTCAGCAGTCCGCAGAATGCTGTCTTCATTCATTCTGTCAACATTTCCTGTGCTCTACTTCTTCACATTCCTGTATTACACCGATGCCGGCTCTACGTTCTTCACATTGTTCATGTACCTTATGGCACTGTATGGATCCCATAAAGCAGCAGCGCTGCTCGGCATTTGTGCCATCCTCTTTCGGCAGACCAACATCATCTGGGTGGCATTCTGCGCTGGAACCGTGGTGGTCCAAATAATGGACGAAAGCTGGCGAACTGAACAGTCAAAAAAGCGAGATGTGAAATCACCCTCCCAGGTCCCCATGACCATTAGTGGGGCAATGAGAGTGATGCGTTTTCTGCTGGATTTCGTCAAAACGGCTGCCAACATAAAAGCCGTGGTCTTGTCAACCTGGCCGTATATAATCATAGCTGTCGGTTTTGCGATATTCACCGTGCTAAACAATGGTATTGTGGTCGGAGATAGAAGCAGTCACGAAGCTTGCTTAAACTTTCCACAGATTTTCTATTTCCTGTCATTCACTCTCGTATTTTCTCTTCCTATCTCTCTGAGTTACCAAAAGGTAGTCCGTTTTTTTCAGGCTGTACGCAAGCAACCCTCGATTTATCTCGTACTTATGAGCGTCTTCTTGATTTTGGTTTGGAGATTCACATTGGTTCACAAATACCTGCTCGCAGACAACAGACATTTTCCGTTCTATGTATGGAACAGAATTTTCCAGAGACATGACCTCGTCCGTTTCCTTCTGGTTCCTGGATACGTGTTTGCGGTCTGGAACTTTTTCGATACTTTAAGGTACAAGTCTTTGTTTTGGTATCTGGCGTTCTGCGTGTGTGTGGTGCTGGCCACCGTCCCACAGAAACTACTGGAGTTTCGATACTTCATTGTTCCTTATCTGTTATATCGTGCACATGTCCCTCTACCATCTCTGCTCAGACTGTTGCTCGAGTTTGGCCTTTACACTGCAGTTAATGCAGCTACGATCTATATATTCATCTATAAAACCTTCCAATGGCCTGACAGTGCAGATACACAGAGATTTATGTGGTGA
- the tprkb gene encoding EKC/KEOPS complex subunit TPRKB, which produces MHRTQDLELFPEYTVTQLLFKDVKNATELRKMAVNGEIKGALINPSMVVDAFQVLVAANKAVHLHTIGKMKTRSLYSEIIFNLSPTNNISEAFKRFGISDSDSAVYFVLVHNKEETLNIDDIISKVDGQQIDIDQVSDMTDAAQIKKLYKVAPQEEKCGSLLDAVVCRMATKDVA; this is translated from the exons ATGCACCGTACACAGGATTTAGAGCTATTCCCTGAATACACAGTAACTCAGTTACTTTTCAAAGATGTGAAGAATGCGACAGAGTTGAGAAAAATGGCCGTGAATGGCGAAATTAAAGGCGCTTTGATCAACCCATCAATG GTTGTGGATGCATTCCAGGTCCTGGTTGCTGCCAATAAAGCGGTTCACCTGCATACAATTGGGAAAATGAAGACCAGAAGTCTTTACTCTGAAATCATTTTTAATCTTTCACCCACAAACAAT ATATCTGAAGCTTTCAAAAGGTTTGGGATTTCAGACAGTGATAGTGCAGTTTATTTTGTGTTAGTACACAATAAAGAAGAAACACTCAACATTGATGACATCATCTCAAAGGTGGATGGACAGCAGATTGATATCGATCAAGTGTCTGATATGACCGATGCTGCTCAAATTAAAAAG CTTTACAAAGTTGCACCGCAGGAGGAGAAGTGTGGGAGTCTTTTGGATGCTGTTGTGTGCAGGATGGCCACAAAGGATGTTGCATAG